The Gemmata palustris genome includes a region encoding these proteins:
- a CDS encoding enoyl-CoA hydratase-related protein, whose product MSEAITVSVRPDSVAVLTFDQPGSKANVLTRELWAEFGNALAALDRRTDVKGLVLASAKPGIFIAGADLKLLANAPGPNDPEVRAFIELGLRVLEQLEALPFPTCAVIDGAALGGGLEVALACDYRVCGTNSKVQLGLPEVKLGLIPGWGGTQRLPRVLDMNRMHHASDLLTTGKNLNYQEATAYQLADVVVESSILVEPAAYHVLRIDRKERRAWKLQPLPKNNWKAFKPNHNVAGAAAEAVRVMIEGAALPLYDAIKLETEAFMRLAGSDESKRLIAEFFASRKK is encoded by the coding sequence ATGTCAGAAGCGATCACGGTGTCCGTGCGCCCCGATTCCGTCGCGGTGCTCACGTTCGATCAGCCGGGCAGCAAAGCGAACGTGCTCACGCGCGAGTTGTGGGCCGAGTTCGGTAACGCACTCGCGGCCCTCGACCGCCGCACGGACGTGAAGGGATTGGTACTGGCAAGTGCGAAGCCGGGCATCTTCATCGCCGGCGCCGATCTGAAGCTCCTCGCGAACGCTCCCGGCCCGAACGATCCCGAAGTGCGGGCGTTCATCGAACTGGGCTTGCGCGTGCTCGAACAACTGGAAGCACTCCCGTTCCCGACGTGTGCGGTGATCGACGGCGCAGCGCTCGGCGGCGGTTTGGAGGTCGCGCTCGCGTGTGATTACCGCGTTTGCGGCACGAACTCGAAGGTGCAACTCGGCTTGCCGGAGGTGAAGTTGGGGCTAATTCCCGGCTGGGGAGGGACGCAGCGATTGCCGCGCGTTTTGGACATGAACCGTATGCATCACGCGAGCGACCTGCTTACGACTGGTAAGAACCTGAACTACCAAGAGGCGACTGCTTACCAACTGGCCGATGTCGTCGTTGAGTCTTCTATTTTGGTCGAACCAGCGGCCTACCACGTTCTTCGGATTGACCGAAAGGAGCGCCGAGCATGGAAACTCCAGCCACTTCCGAAGAACAATTGGAAGGCGTTTAAACCGAACCATAACGTCGCCGGTGCAGCAGCGGAAGCCGTTCGCGTGATGATCGAAGGGGCCGCGTTGCCGCTTTACGACGCGATTAAACTCGAAACCGAGGCGTTCATGCGCCTGGCCGGGTCGGACGAGTCGAAGCGCCTCATCGCGGAGTTCTTTGCGAGTCGCAAGAAGTAG
- a CDS encoding site-2 protease family protein has translation MDPNPNAGSSVPVNPPGGPPGTPAPAGEPDHSGEVSAVKSWVRENAFSLVTTAVVIALVCAYLDPIDTLKVVLGLGFIIFIHELGHFLAAKWCDVHVNMFSIGFGPAVPFCQYKWGETTYKIGIIPLGGFVQMVGEGDGGDNEEAEDDPRSFRKKSVGQRMLIISAGVVMNIILGMACFVAAYLHGVQEKPGTVNTVESGGAAWRAGMRTDDHITKIGTRGTPYFDDIRPIVMSSQKDELVPIEWERNGAASGGKFVSPLREEGQRFPQLGISPPYRVVLMTAPKRSELKPVILGTPAAEADPKFLPGDRIVAMSDAANPAAVTPVATYTDYHRRMVLLAGKDVTFHAVRADAPEGAQPVAIMVKPSYRYDLGMRMRMGEIVALRADGNAEKAGVIAHTEGAQPKRGDRIKAVMLPPDEKGKRVWYVNGLDWGKKEFETPNQKGVDARPLDPLLLPHQLNQWAAGKAGPLSVELVVSREAHPTDEQVRLKVDFDPSFRFDRETQVLPNSPLPISGLGLAYWVEPIVDDVVSDGPAAKAKTTAGDPPTGLYYRARRFIGLDDPPVDAGGEEKTLRPNDTIIGVRFKAQGPDGKPRSGEWKDDLQAHQWAAVDSAFQGSPPFEIDLKVKRSETETFTVTLQGRPNTEFPTEDRGLLFQAENQIQKAADVGDAIELGARRTGRFIKVVYMNLYAMAFGRVSVKTMSGPLTIATVSYRFAGEDFWQFLLFLGMISVNLAVVNFLPIPVLDGGHMVFLILEKVLGRPVPERMFAIAMYTGLFLILSLMVFVIFLDVRRLFFGWF, from the coding sequence TTGGACCCGAACCCGAACGCCGGTAGCTCCGTCCCCGTGAACCCGCCGGGCGGCCCGCCGGGAACCCCCGCGCCCGCCGGTGAACCGGACCACAGCGGTGAGGTGTCCGCGGTCAAGTCGTGGGTGCGCGAGAACGCGTTCTCGTTGGTCACCACCGCCGTCGTGATTGCGCTCGTGTGCGCGTACCTCGACCCGATCGACACCCTCAAGGTGGTGCTCGGGCTGGGGTTCATTATCTTCATTCACGAACTCGGGCACTTCCTCGCGGCGAAGTGGTGCGACGTTCACGTCAACATGTTCAGCATCGGGTTCGGCCCGGCGGTCCCGTTCTGCCAATACAAGTGGGGCGAGACCACGTACAAGATCGGCATCATCCCGCTGGGCGGGTTCGTGCAGATGGTGGGCGAGGGCGACGGCGGCGACAACGAGGAGGCCGAGGACGACCCGCGGAGCTTCCGCAAGAAGAGCGTGGGCCAGCGGATGCTCATCATCTCCGCGGGCGTGGTGATGAACATCATCCTCGGGATGGCGTGCTTCGTCGCCGCGTACCTGCACGGCGTTCAGGAGAAGCCGGGCACGGTGAACACCGTCGAGAGCGGCGGGGCCGCGTGGCGCGCCGGGATGCGCACCGACGACCACATCACCAAAATCGGCACCCGCGGCACCCCGTACTTCGACGACATCCGCCCGATCGTGATGAGCAGCCAAAAGGACGAGTTGGTGCCCATCGAGTGGGAGCGGAACGGGGCCGCGTCGGGCGGCAAGTTCGTCTCGCCGCTCCGGGAAGAGGGGCAGCGGTTCCCGCAACTGGGCATCTCGCCGCCGTACCGCGTGGTGCTCATGACCGCGCCGAAGCGCTCGGAACTCAAGCCAGTGATTCTCGGCACCCCGGCCGCGGAAGCCGATCCGAAGTTCCTGCCCGGCGACCGCATCGTCGCAATGAGCGACGCCGCGAACCCCGCGGCCGTAACGCCGGTCGCGACGTACACCGACTACCACCGCCGAATGGTACTGCTCGCGGGCAAGGACGTAACCTTCCACGCGGTGCGGGCCGACGCTCCGGAAGGCGCGCAACCGGTCGCTATCATGGTGAAGCCGTCGTACCGGTACGACCTCGGGATGCGGATGCGCATGGGCGAAATCGTCGCACTACGGGCCGACGGCAACGCCGAAAAAGCCGGCGTGATCGCCCACACCGAAGGCGCTCAGCCGAAGCGCGGCGACCGCATCAAGGCAGTCATGCTGCCGCCCGACGAGAAGGGCAAGCGCGTCTGGTACGTCAACGGGTTGGATTGGGGCAAGAAAGAATTCGAGACTCCGAACCAGAAAGGCGTGGACGCCCGCCCTCTCGACCCGCTGCTGTTGCCGCACCAGTTGAACCAGTGGGCCGCGGGTAAGGCCGGCCCGCTGTCGGTGGAACTGGTCGTGTCGCGCGAGGCCCACCCGACCGACGAGCAGGTCCGGCTGAAAGTGGACTTCGACCCGTCGTTCCGGTTCGATCGCGAAACGCAAGTGCTCCCGAACAGCCCGTTGCCGATCAGCGGGCTGGGGCTGGCCTACTGGGTCGAACCGATCGTGGACGACGTCGTCTCGGACGGCCCGGCCGCCAAAGCCAAGACGACGGCCGGCGATCCCCCGACCGGCCTGTACTACCGCGCCCGCCGGTTCATCGGGTTGGACGACCCGCCTGTAGACGCCGGCGGTGAGGAGAAAACGCTCCGACCGAACGACACCATTATCGGGGTGCGATTCAAGGCACAAGGCCCCGACGGGAAACCGCGCTCGGGCGAGTGGAAGGACGACCTCCAGGCCCACCAGTGGGCGGCGGTAGACTCCGCGTTCCAGGGCAGCCCGCCGTTCGAGATCGACCTGAAGGTGAAGCGCAGCGAGACCGAAACGTTCACGGTCACGCTCCAGGGGCGCCCGAACACCGAGTTCCCGACCGAAGATCGCGGACTGTTGTTCCAGGCCGAAAATCAGATCCAAAAAGCGGCCGACGTGGGCGACGCGATCGAATTGGGCGCCCGGCGCACGGGGCGGTTCATCAAGGTCGTGTACATGAACCTGTACGCGATGGCGTTCGGGCGCGTGAGCGTGAAGACGATGAGCGGACCGCTGACGATCGCGACCGTGTCCTACCGGTTCGCGGGCGAGGACTTCTGGCAATTCCTGTTGTTCCTCGGCATGATCTCGGTGAACCTCGCCGTGGTGAACTTCCTGCCGATCCCGGTGCTGGACGGCGGACACATGGTGTTCCTGATACTCGAAAAAGTCCTCGGCCGGCCCGTGCCGGAGCGCATGTTCGCGATCGCGATGTACACCGGCCTGTTCCTGATTCTGTCGCTGATGGTGTTCGTCATCTTCCTCGACGTGCGCCGACTATTCTTCGGCTGGTTCTAA
- a CDS encoding 2-hydroxyacid dehydrogenase, producing MTKPKVFVARRVPEEGLNALRAVCDVDVWPDQLPPPADELLRRVKDCDGLVSLLTDRVDAALLDAAPRLKVVSNFAVGFNNVDVPACTARGVCVGNTPGALTDATADIAVTLLLTAARRIGESAADAKEGRWLTWEPLGWLGSDLAGRTLGIVGMGRIGFATAKRLHGGWGMKVLYTARGPKADADHALGATRVELDELLARSDFVSVHADLNPSTKGLFSAAQFKKMKRTAVFVNTSRGPLVDQSALADALRSGTIFAAGLDVTDPEPLPTDHELYKLPNCTIVPHIASATIETRNAMARLCANNLLAGVRGEPLPNWVNPEVAEKRRK from the coding sequence ATGACCAAACCTAAAGTTTTTGTCGCTCGTCGCGTTCCCGAAGAAGGACTGAACGCGCTCCGCGCCGTGTGTGACGTGGACGTGTGGCCCGATCAACTCCCGCCCCCGGCCGACGAACTGCTCCGGCGCGTCAAAGACTGCGACGGTCTCGTGTCGCTCCTCACGGACCGCGTGGACGCGGCGCTGCTCGATGCCGCGCCACGGTTGAAGGTCGTGAGCAATTTCGCCGTGGGGTTTAACAACGTGGACGTGCCCGCGTGTACCGCGCGCGGCGTCTGCGTGGGTAACACGCCCGGTGCCCTCACGGATGCGACCGCCGACATCGCGGTCACGCTGCTACTGACCGCAGCGCGCCGGATCGGAGAAAGTGCGGCCGACGCGAAAGAGGGGCGCTGGCTCACGTGGGAGCCGCTCGGCTGGCTCGGTTCGGACCTCGCGGGGCGCACGCTCGGAATCGTCGGCATGGGGCGCATCGGGTTCGCGACCGCGAAGCGCTTGCACGGCGGGTGGGGCATGAAGGTGCTCTACACCGCGCGCGGGCCGAAGGCGGACGCCGATCACGCGCTCGGCGCGACGCGGGTCGAACTCGACGAACTGCTCGCGCGCAGCGACTTCGTTTCCGTCCACGCGGACCTGAACCCTTCAACGAAGGGGTTGTTCAGCGCGGCCCAGTTCAAAAAGATGAAGCGCACCGCAGTGTTCGTGAACACGTCGCGCGGACCGCTGGTCGATCAGTCCGCGCTCGCAGACGCGCTCCGAAGCGGAACGATCTTCGCCGCGGGACTGGACGTGACCGACCCCGAACCGCTGCCCACAGATCACGAACTGTACAAGCTGCCGAACTGCACCATCGTGCCGCACATCGCGAGTGCGACCATCGAAACGCGCAACGCGATGGCCCGCTTGTGTGCGAACAATCTGCTCGCAGGCGTGAGGGGGGAGCCGCTCCCGAACTGGGTGAATCCCGAGGTCGCGGAGAAGCGGCGGAAGTGA
- a CDS encoding 1-deoxy-D-xylulose-5-phosphate reductoisomerase, translating to MPSPTFTAQRPRRVALLGSTGSIGTSTLDVVRHLPDRLDIAGLAAHSKWEQLAAQCREFKPRFAVLCDPVAFKQADRTLFPKETELLCGEDAVARLVTDAGTDIVVSAVVGAAGLAGTWAALEAGKTVALANKETLVVAGPLVTELAAERGAKLLPVDSEHSAIFQALTGHTPADVTRVVLTASGGPFRGKRAADLEAVTPAQALKHPTWQMGPKITIDSATLMNKALEVIEARWLFGLAAEQIDVIVHPESIVHSFVEFADGSVLAQLSPPDMRLPIQLALLHPERVGGPAKRLDWQKLTALHFEQPDRETFAALELGFEVARSGGTCGAVLNAANEAAVGRFLNGEFAFLDIARCCRAVLSSHDYETRPTLERLKTLDAWARQEVARWTRTRTPVAPSP from the coding sequence ATGCCGTCCCCCACATTTACCGCCCAACGCCCGCGGCGGGTCGCGCTACTCGGGTCCACCGGGTCCATCGGTACCAGTACGCTCGATGTGGTGAGACACCTCCCCGACCGGCTCGATATTGCGGGCCTTGCCGCACATTCCAAATGGGAACAACTCGCCGCTCAGTGCCGGGAATTCAAGCCGCGGTTCGCGGTGCTGTGTGATCCGGTCGCGTTCAAACAAGCCGACCGGACGCTTTTTCCGAAGGAAACCGAGCTGCTGTGCGGCGAGGACGCGGTCGCCCGGCTCGTGACCGATGCGGGAACGGATATCGTTGTCTCGGCAGTAGTTGGGGCCGCGGGGCTCGCGGGAACGTGGGCCGCGCTCGAAGCCGGGAAGACGGTCGCGCTCGCGAACAAGGAAACGCTCGTCGTTGCGGGGCCGCTCGTGACCGAACTCGCCGCCGAGCGCGGCGCGAAACTGCTCCCGGTCGATAGCGAACACTCGGCGATCTTTCAGGCGCTCACCGGGCACACTCCGGCCGATGTAACGCGGGTCGTGCTCACCGCCAGCGGCGGGCCGTTCCGCGGCAAGCGCGCTGCGGACCTCGAAGCCGTTACCCCGGCCCAGGCACTCAAGCACCCCACTTGGCAAATGGGGCCGAAGATCACGATCGACTCCGCGACACTGATGAACAAGGCGCTCGAAGTCATTGAGGCGCGCTGGCTGTTCGGGCTGGCCGCGGAGCAGATCGACGTGATCGTTCACCCGGAATCGATCGTCCACTCGTTCGTCGAGTTCGCGGACGGCTCGGTTCTCGCCCAACTCTCCCCGCCCGATATGCGGTTGCCGATCCAGCTCGCGCTCCTGCACCCGGAGCGCGTCGGCGGTCCGGCCAAGCGCCTCGACTGGCAGAAGCTCACGGCGCTGCACTTCGAGCAGCCCGACCGGGAGACGTTCGCCGCGCTGGAGTTGGGGTTTGAAGTGGCCCGGAGCGGTGGAACCTGCGGCGCCGTGCTCAACGCAGCGAACGAGGCCGCGGTCGGTCGGTTCCTGAATGGTGAGTTCGCTTTCCTCGACATCGCCCGGTGCTGCCGGGCGGTGCTCTCTTCGCACGACTATGAAACCCGCCCCACGCTCGAGCGGCTCAAAACCCTCGATGCGTGGGCGCGGCAGGAGGTAGCCCGTTGGACCCGAACCCGAACGCCGGTAGCTCCGTCCCCGTGA
- a CDS encoding MATE family efflux transporter, translated as MPTSPYSEPVGASEAGETAAAEWHALPPESDAPGAPTAVPGGSKELLKLALPLIVSQSFMTVQVFVDTVLLSWHDPLEMAASFPAVMWYWLFFGLLQVTASYTSTFVAQYTGAKRPHRVGAAVWQGIHFAIVAGILFLVVAPAAPLLIAFTGHPPEIQPLEATYLKCLAFAALPMLVMGAVNGFFSGRGQTWTVLGIEAFGTAVNIALALVLIFGRLGFPELGIEGAGWATVAGSWAAALFALALMLRKKYRAEFGTLSGWKPERELFRRLMVYGGPAGMQVFLDVLVFHCFTILVGNLGFAALGATTLTIRLNMIAFLPMMGMGQAICILVGQRLGGNRPDLAEKSTYTGLKWAFGYMCLIALAYVTIPSILVEPFRPDKPEEQEKFATIVALVPTLLLCVAVFSVADAINVSFAFALRGAGDTKYVTKLTFALAWPLMVIPTAITVFAGGSVYWCWVFATLHILGMSACFWFRFRSGKWKSMRVIESGVEEEKSFTAEGTEGAEKGK; from the coding sequence ATGCCGACCAGCCCGTATTCGGAGCCGGTCGGTGCGAGCGAGGCCGGTGAAACTGCAGCCGCCGAGTGGCACGCGCTCCCACCCGAATCGGACGCGCCCGGCGCGCCGACGGCAGTTCCGGGTGGGTCGAAAGAACTTCTCAAACTCGCCCTGCCACTGATCGTCAGCCAGAGCTTCATGACGGTGCAGGTGTTCGTGGACACCGTGCTCCTGTCGTGGCACGACCCGCTGGAAATGGCCGCGTCGTTCCCCGCGGTGATGTGGTACTGGCTGTTCTTCGGGCTGCTGCAGGTTACCGCGAGTTACACATCGACGTTCGTCGCGCAGTACACCGGAGCGAAGCGGCCCCACCGCGTCGGCGCGGCCGTGTGGCAGGGGATTCACTTCGCGATCGTCGCGGGAATCCTGTTTTTGGTGGTAGCACCGGCGGCGCCGCTCCTCATCGCCTTCACCGGCCACCCGCCGGAGATCCAGCCGCTGGAAGCCACTTACCTCAAGTGTTTGGCGTTTGCCGCGCTGCCAATGCTCGTGATGGGTGCCGTCAACGGGTTCTTCTCGGGCCGCGGACAGACGTGGACCGTACTGGGAATCGAAGCGTTCGGCACAGCGGTGAACATCGCCCTCGCGCTGGTACTGATCTTCGGCCGATTGGGGTTCCCGGAACTCGGCATCGAGGGCGCGGGTTGGGCGACGGTTGCGGGGTCGTGGGCCGCGGCGCTATTTGCGCTAGCGCTGATGCTCCGCAAGAAGTACCGCGCCGAGTTCGGTACGCTCAGCGGATGGAAGCCGGAGCGCGAACTGTTTCGCCGACTGATGGTTTACGGCGGCCCGGCCGGGATGCAGGTATTTTTAGATGTATTGGTGTTCCACTGCTTCACGATACTCGTCGGGAACCTCGGCTTCGCGGCGCTCGGGGCGACCACACTCACGATCCGGCTGAACATGATCGCGTTCCTGCCGATGATGGGGATGGGGCAGGCGATCTGCATTCTCGTCGGTCAGCGGCTCGGCGGGAACCGGCCGGATCTAGCGGAGAAGAGTACCTATACCGGGCTGAAGTGGGCGTTCGGGTACATGTGTCTCATCGCGCTCGCCTACGTCACGATCCCGAGCATTCTGGTCGAGCCGTTCCGACCGGACAAGCCGGAGGAGCAAGAGAAGTTCGCCACGATCGTCGCACTCGTGCCGACGCTCCTGTTATGCGTCGCGGTGTTCTCCGTGGCGGACGCGATCAACGTGTCGTTCGCGTTCGCGCTCCGCGGCGCCGGGGACACGAAGTACGTCACCAAGCTGACGTTCGCGCTGGCGTGGCCGCTGATGGTGATCCCCACCGCGATCACGGTGTTCGCGGGCGGGAGCGTGTACTGGTGCTGGGTGTTCGCCACGCTGCACATTCTCGGTATGAGCGCGTGCTTCTGGTTCCGGTTCCGTAGCGGGAAGTGGAAGTCGATGCGCGTGATCGAATCGGGCGTGGAAGAAGAAAAGAGTTTCACCGCAGAGGGCACAGAGGGCGCCGAGAAAGGCAAATAG
- a CDS encoding 3-keto-disaccharide hydrolase: protein MRLTLALSLFLVPVAVGFAADADSWKLDDKFKPAKPEDMKDAPGAKPPEGAIVLFDGKDFSKWVKPNGKDKVKWTLRDGGIMEGVKGHGDIITKETFGGTFKLHVEFRVPYEPAGAGQGRGNSGVYVQGRYEVQILDSYGLKSGKNDCGAIYGVAAPTENACKAPTVWQTYDIEFSAPKVENGKKTEPARMTVSHNGIKIHDNAPVTSDNTTAGLGGDIAKPGPIMLQDHGHPVQFRNIWLLPIK, encoded by the coding sequence ATGCGCCTCACACTCGCGCTCTCCTTGTTCCTGGTGCCAGTCGCAGTCGGATTCGCTGCGGACGCCGATTCGTGGAAGCTCGATGACAAGTTCAAGCCCGCGAAGCCGGAAGACATGAAGGACGCACCCGGCGCCAAACCGCCAGAAGGCGCGATCGTGTTGTTCGACGGCAAGGACTTCTCGAAGTGGGTGAAGCCGAACGGCAAGGACAAAGTGAAGTGGACGCTCCGCGACGGCGGAATCATGGAGGGCGTGAAGGGGCACGGCGACATCATCACGAAGGAAACGTTCGGCGGGACGTTCAAGTTACACGTCGAGTTTCGCGTGCCCTACGAGCCGGCCGGCGCGGGCCAGGGGCGGGGAAATTCCGGCGTGTACGTGCAAGGTCGGTACGAGGTCCAGATCCTCGACAGCTACGGGCTGAAGAGCGGAAAGAACGATTGCGGCGCGATTTACGGCGTCGCGGCGCCGACGGAGAATGCGTGCAAGGCGCCGACCGTGTGGCAGACTTACGACATCGAATTTTCGGCGCCGAAAGTCGAAAATGGCAAGAAAACCGAACCTGCCCGCATGACGGTGTCTCATAACGGAATCAAGATTCACGACAACGCGCCCGTGACGAGCGACAACACAACAGCCGGCCTCGGCGGGGACATCGCCAAGCCCGGGCCGATCATGCTTCAGGACCACGGGCACCCGGTGCAGTTTCGGAACATCTGGCTGCTGCCCATCAAGTGA
- a CDS encoding response regulator, translated as MIAERTCPSTATASRRILIVEDLEDSRESLQELLQEALHVEVDTAADGVRGLELLTERPYALVVTDLRMPKASGMRVLREVQDRALSCAVVVITGHGSVREAVEAMRLGAYDFLQKPIDPQQFVLLVDRVLRDRVRE; from the coding sequence ATGATCGCCGAACGCACATGCCCTTCCACCGCCACCGCGTCGCGCCGAATCTTGATCGTGGAAGACCTCGAAGACAGCCGCGAATCCCTTCAGGAACTACTCCAGGAAGCGTTACACGTGGAGGTTGATACGGCCGCGGACGGCGTGCGCGGGCTCGAGTTGCTGACCGAGCGCCCCTACGCCCTCGTTGTCACCGATTTGCGGATGCCAAAAGCCAGCGGGATGCGCGTGCTACGCGAAGTCCAGGACCGCGCACTCTCGTGCGCGGTTGTGGTGATCACCGGTCACGGGTCGGTGCGCGAAGCGGTGGAGGCGATGCGCCTGGGAGCTTACGACTTCCTCCAGAAGCCGATTGACCCGCAACAGTTCGTGTTGCTCGTTGATCGCGTGTTGCGCGATCGGGTACGGGAATGA
- a CDS encoding alkaline phosphatase D family protein, whose amino-acid sequence MRSRIRVGILFVLATAFAPAARADDPKPLTRIAFGSCVDQDKPVPIFDTIAAAKPDLLLLLGDNMYADLDRKLKVTPDVIRDKYQQMAKVPGFIKLKAACPMLGTWDDHDYGKNDAGAEWEHKDAAQKEFHDFFDTPKDDPRRAQKGVYHAEIYGPVGKRVQVIMLDTRYFRSPLAKGPADPKTRIVPYLPNTDADATMLGAEQWKWLEAQLKKPAEVRLLVSSIQVVTDEHPFEKWTNIPKEREKLYALLNSTGARGVLILSGDRHHADVSVDTKSIGYPLYDITSSGFNQASKNWRVPEKNSYRLAGMPFGDNFGFITIDWTSDDPRIGVQIRDEDGDATCGFKVRLSTLKGKAPASPAKAPDGVLTPADTAKKIGETVKVQFVVQSVGGKTNLYLNSNKDFRAKDNFAVVLPMKVQTGPWAKAGPDTFVGKTIRATGKIEVNKSDSVQLEIADEKGLEIVKE is encoded by the coding sequence ATGCGTTCCCGCATTCGTGTCGGCATCTTGTTCGTGTTGGCCACCGCGTTCGCGCCGGCCGCGCGCGCCGATGACCCGAAGCCCCTGACCAGGATCGCGTTCGGGTCGTGCGTCGATCAAGACAAGCCGGTGCCGATCTTCGACACGATCGCTGCGGCCAAGCCCGACTTGCTGTTGCTCCTGGGCGACAACATGTACGCGGACCTCGACAGGAAGCTGAAGGTCACGCCGGACGTCATCCGCGACAAGTACCAGCAAATGGCGAAGGTACCGGGGTTCATCAAGTTAAAAGCCGCGTGCCCGATGCTCGGGACGTGGGACGACCACGACTACGGCAAGAACGACGCGGGCGCCGAGTGGGAGCACAAGGACGCCGCTCAGAAAGAGTTTCACGACTTCTTCGACACCCCGAAAGACGATCCGCGGCGCGCACAGAAGGGCGTGTACCACGCGGAGATTTACGGCCCCGTCGGGAAGCGCGTGCAAGTAATTATGCTCGATACGCGGTACTTCCGCAGCCCACTGGCGAAAGGACCAGCCGACCCGAAAACGCGCATCGTGCCGTACCTACCCAACACCGACGCGGACGCAACCATGCTCGGTGCCGAGCAGTGGAAGTGGCTCGAAGCGCAACTGAAAAAGCCCGCCGAGGTGCGGTTGCTCGTGTCGAGCATTCAGGTGGTCACCGACGAACACCCGTTCGAGAAGTGGACGAACATTCCCAAAGAGCGCGAGAAGTTGTACGCACTGTTGAACAGCACCGGGGCCCGTGGCGTGCTGATCCTCAGCGGCGACCGGCACCACGCGGACGTCTCCGTCGATACGAAGTCGATCGGCTACCCGCTCTACGACATCACGAGCAGCGGATTCAATCAGGCGTCGAAGAACTGGCGCGTGCCGGAGAAGAACTCGTACCGCCTCGCGGGGATGCCCTTCGGAGACAACTTCGGATTCATTACCATCGACTGGACCAGTGACGATCCGCGCATCGGTGTGCAGATCCGCGACGAGGACGGCGACGCGACCTGCGGGTTCAAGGTGCGATTGAGTACGCTGAAGGGGAAAGCGCCGGCAAGCCCGGCGAAGGCGCCCGACGGCGTGCTAACTCCGGCGGACACGGCGAAAAAGATCGGCGAAACGGTGAAGGTGCAATTCGTAGTTCAGTCCGTTGGTGGGAAGACAAACTTGTACCTGAACTCGAACAAAGACTTTCGCGCGAAGGACAACTTCGCGGTGGTGCTCCCGATGAAAGTGCAAACCGGACCGTGGGCGAAGGCGGGGCCGGACACGTTCGTGGGCAAGACGATTCGCGCTACCGGCAAGATCGAAGTGAACAAATCCGATTCCGTGCAACTGGAGATCGCCGACGAGAAGGGCCTGGAGATCGTGAAGGAGTAG
- a CDS encoding serpin family protein has translation MHLSHFTRRRFLATASALAAGSFLGSRVRACPHLDGSDSLREAKELAAGINAFGHELHRRLTKGDASTFFSPFSIEAALGMTSVGARGATLEEMQKTLHLSADPHPAFGALINHLNRATRPLPTRADQPDSTPLKLVKRGYELVTANAIWAMKGYPWRKAFMDLTRKHYGSGVVETDFGKPREARAQINSWVETETRKKIRDLIPDGVLSPLTRMALTNAIYFKSAWLYPFEKTSTKDALFTRADDTKVDVPLMTQTGSFEYGEFDIGLARRPDPVQVLELPYSGNELSMLVFLPKNASSVDRLVQALTGKTLTNVAMKPQQVNVSLPRFKVETTYSLKPALIDLGMKAAFADADFTGMHTNSEHLFITHVLHKAFVDVNEDGTEAAAATAVVVGREIVSANPQPKEFRADRPFVFAIRDNATNTTLFLGRYCGPVK, from the coding sequence ATGCACCTTTCTCACTTCACCCGGCGGCGCTTTCTCGCCACCGCCAGTGCCCTCGCCGCAGGCAGCTTTCTCGGCTCGCGTGTGCGGGCCTGTCCGCACCTCGATGGTTCCGATTCTCTGCGGGAAGCGAAGGAACTCGCAGCGGGAATCAACGCCTTCGGGCACGAGTTGCACCGCCGACTCACGAAAGGCGATGCGAGCACGTTCTTCTCGCCGTTCAGTATCGAAGCCGCGCTCGGCATGACCAGTGTCGGCGCGAGGGGTGCAACGCTCGAAGAGATGCAGAAGACGCTGCACCTGTCGGCCGATCCGCACCCGGCGTTCGGTGCGCTAATCAATCACCTGAACCGCGCGACGCGCCCACTTCCGACGCGCGCGGACCAACCCGATTCGACCCCGCTCAAACTGGTCAAGCGCGGCTACGAACTCGTCACCGCGAACGCGATCTGGGCCATGAAAGGCTACCCGTGGCGCAAGGCGTTCATGGACCTCACCCGCAAGCACTACGGCTCGGGCGTGGTCGAGACCGATTTCGGTAAACCCAGAGAGGCTCGCGCGCAGATCAATTCGTGGGTGGAAACCGAAACGCGGAAGAAGATCCGAGACCTGATCCCAGACGGCGTCCTCTCCCCGCTCACGCGAATGGCGCTGACGAACGCCATCTATTTCAAAAGCGCTTGGCTGTACCCGTTCGAGAAGACGAGCACGAAGGACGCCCTGTTCACCCGTGCGGACGACACAAAGGTTGATGTGCCGCTGATGACCCAAACGGGCTCGTTCGAGTACGGTGAGTTCGATATCGGGCTCGCGCGCCGGCCGGACCCGGTACAAGTGCTGGAACTGCCGTACTCCGGCAACGAACTCTCGATGCTCGTCTTTTTGCCGAAGAACGCGAGTTCCGTCGATCGGCTCGTTCAGGCGCTCACGGGCAAGACGCTGACGAACGTCGCGATGAAGCCGCAGCAGGTGAACGTGTCACTTCCGCGGTTCAAGGTCGAAACCACGTATTCGCTGAAACCGGCGCTGATCGACCTCGGCATGAAGGCCGCGTTCGCCGATGCCGATTTCACCGGGATGCACACCAACAGCGAGCACCTGTTCATCACGCACGTCTTGCACAAGGCGTTCGTGGACGTGAACGAAGACGGGACCGAAGCCGCCGCCGCGACCGCGGTGGTCGTCGGGCGCGAGATCGTGAGCGCCAACCCGCAGCCGAAGGAGTTCCGGGCCGACCGGCCGTTCGTGTTCGCGATCCGCGACAACGCGACCAACACGACACTGTTCCTGGGCCGGTACTGCGGTCCCGTGAAGTGA